One segment of Streptomyces sp. NBC_00102 DNA contains the following:
- a CDS encoding DUF6296 family protein, producing MDYPERFELIFQTLGAEDDVVVVRMTERAGAGGHPVYEDETGIVRAEISARGEVRMLASGGHQVPGAPLLARPLRGPQTPPVE from the coding sequence ATGGACTATCCGGAACGGTTCGAGCTCATCTTCCAGACGCTCGGCGCGGAGGACGATGTCGTCGTCGTCCGGATGACCGAGCGCGCCGGGGCGGGAGGACATCCCGTGTACGAGGACGAGACCGGCATCGTCCGCGCCGAGATCAGCGCCAGGGGCGAGGTGCGGATGCTGGCCAGTGGTGGCCACCAGGTGCCGGGCGCACCGCTGCTGGCGCGTCCGCTCAGGGGCCCGCAGACGCCCCCCGTGGAGTGA